A stretch of the Plasmodium berghei ANKA genome assembly, chromosome: 10 genome encodes the following:
- a CDS encoding rap guanine nucleotide exchange factor, putative, with translation MDYSEAKSIKQIHDYMKECLSKPFNDKNSIELCENDIPSIYSSLKKYILRLTNINNFMRCENYVLKKKNEKLIKNIKESNISYMDKKNMHDIYINKINKLNNENDFIKYKFQKMLRKNISLERNNIELNRNLLNKDNYTHLENNKKRVKHDNEENKIIETYKGYSSSHLYEHTKCDNSIIFNNENYLDNINPFSLEKEIEKIIECTNILQGILNLLNHNLKYEDPIIFAETLKNMNIEKEKLLEHNSYLKNKILQIETFILNDPFLGEKFSNLYDMVNIDFDKSIKKNIKLYEKQNMKILFKRLCSLENKNDDIKDELIYQKKQLDMYKMHIYDIKNIIKKKINNFYTLNYHQNIVFNALNKFNNAKFAFNNLNYFNSCENDEKSIYNSSMIKDKFNCTNNLSTIKNSDSFTIFQINNNKTGHNHKLLNEAWQRISQLGQDVCYFKKKKTEKTWYEGEKDISGEEDDYMANELYYIKIKELINKRKIKLNNFLNSELREIKYTQNDTSKISQCKLGGYKLNNCNLKIDSSKDPNYENNYINSRIILKYMKYKQAYNFYMQNKNLYKKNVNKTKFNDFLNKYILNDECQNPLNYNNDIQIGGVKKTFFELHQKKKIPHKKKSNEQRESMYVEIENIDFGENQIKLSQENNLLISKKSDNSELLCESENVKKDIENETKKNDSLEKNEDNYISLNNLKNNDNNSENFNSCLECPKRHDLSLDILRTNINNLAKKKTIENTNNEHIENGIHKRSNSNMLESYEINKNISSSSINSNQNFNTTKEQLYQNVINREHFQYSIEFESTNESEKLTNIKEESEKSANDLKKEIIIQENKYDSTNEDFNQNLKHQKSSIFVKKKIDCDIEVKKIINQLSIEFYSDELNNSKESEGKENFISIKNILDSPILVKDDQENYPKIPKRVNFSSSTKNDTMDIHEKSITDSNKAIKKMSNNKIDNSENHDNKKGEPSVEQIEKTEIMETNSYENSLQINNFEKRKSSDICNTDEFDLKRSISGYSDPDLFDNKKYSNIKIELFRDIIYKYDKNLYEFFIKLILHSNTDLVGEFKNKIFNAQIASENVLDYIVSNYTKNENRGNNININKNTKIEETEKVIDLLGKNDCKIINEYICNNSTSTSLRTLYHKIHFITKENYKEFKDRLLESGVINLINLFLDEDINHFDKIFSVSFVNFGDTLGISRDTCISHFNNMDKKHKEKGYIYLKHILDYLNIENEIKEEYHKYNFISVKNKNYIYISINENYSNLYEFFNAIIKKNNLYITLNEFVYFFSQDEKLKKYNFRKKDVIELYYSILFYAYYNNKNKKLLNILQSSDNPKNDGINTVANNNVVNKETDDKKELYKKEDENSEYNLHLYKGYFTLSDFNFVIELKDLYSYFEGSECPYTKIKRRIIEIYGTLKNGVLINSEMCNNNDDDDDNLENNDADLKDLGIELNEDSFKIFMKDKYKYMHYSKLSLYRKKADSNKIVQKINKKTFMCLMYNIGIHINYCLILWNNFIQFLEADLLDYKILSAFLNGEINLSNNETEQDINYIKKKIMNNNLEVDEFSRNNKHRLDGTICSHLFKNTQKLYSTHALTFDEIEVLSKVLTNVHPFKYLYKNEKKKFISNLTKHCYKKGHTFESIKKERNVKNNEKVCNKEKKSTENYMDTEIIILLNGILKNTKENNSFINSVNVIEKCNLKFYIAHTNVAIVEINDNIYTEDFVNLVNRKRELSNEFMSIVDNIPIFKNFTYDLKNYISMNIKKCEYKNKQYIIRQHDDPLDFYILKDGEVNIYYNNTDNAINTLSAYSFFGEISIIFNTLRTCNVAVKSDIAICYSISSEYFLSLLNKDIVKEFIIHSQINYNEESLNNAIITYMNNQIQNNSNNIKDINISISRLNMSPNTSVNTSMSNNWKNISRDNISNLTSSTTLSLDNIMLDTEYIDNKKYIRSFYSDLDKILLNNFNTEQKYLIEEIETNLMRVKVFKNILSKMEKKDQFVKNLKYEKCPKGKHLILEGDICEKFYFIKQGVVSIRQFNQYKNTYDEIITFKDNQYFGHQLILSKAPSIFIVVTVCNTELYTIDANLYIQFLSPFIGILNKSKDINQLDILTESINNDAKIQKKDGDFIAKAIHFLKKINIINKLSDDELYNSAKNIQFKFFKKGKVIIKYQDEPDFFYIIKKGIVSVKTDNGGKSISNENSLNVNINMDFDKTNITESQNEEHNMVKSVYLHKYEYFGELSIINNQLRTATCEAYTNCFLLAIDKISFTNYFNKIFSELLQEAEIKYTKNYSLPPWLKTIYGNENNYDNIKSFISINLPKLDSSLSSLSDRSSEEFEFEKDIKKKIKKAKKKEKEIKNKKTNKNRSDKTLEKDKVNTKRQNNNENSNKKKINESTNGISHSKSNSNLLSLSIENVDEKIKEIEKEKDKKLEEMKLKELKVFEQIKLRDEKKVERIMKKKNKKKHKKNDMLKLDDNIEKKTEKINKKKNDNLAKEKFPEVENSQISGKVNLNDGNNPTTRVKVNGLKEAHNENNNIAEKKHILQTKQVEQKEGKNKLAPLNPPKKSSSILKIRTNSSSSTDLDVKDLIQKLTNYIESEYSSIYQFYESIDKFNRGYIKYEDFLNSMNSINITYKIFDKEEKIENVFKHLCNDMNILTPNNFYISVYKHKSIDKYELNLRLCEMYSNSILGFKKNTSLKTVDDAIINYEEFENVCNQIGLIDKDNIQNIWNEINIMNEGNIPLEIILNIINGELGVEESYEIYNNKKSILNQVVNFFQGNNAELIKMSTNVMEYNILTNYEDPVIINKSQHKSYPNECNHIVKQLELDPNFKILTLDQRKYFATLMDRKVSNLGDIITKQNSENAPIILLFEGTANLITYTLFGIETVVREIKNDEIYGSSEVIADSRSDYEVKINSNSAIIWILKREHYNEKIKPMLEERQQNCTHILQVLKNVPILRYLPLEILDNISYSMKIEIHEPNHTIIKEGDYDDKFYIICKGLATVDIPSKFSYNKLIISSLKKADYFGELSLINNTARTANVVLDTTSILFSLVSSEFNRLLSPYFDKFTNRAKANYKKIKIENPLPDTDIQIHNVNQNYPNSLIYNRNRKTKVTIQDSNYLKNIENNLKQNIPKQNEPHKSQNPDNKINT, from the exons atggatTATTCTGAGGCGAAATCAATTAAACAGATTCATGACTATATGAAAGAATGCTTAAGTAAACCTTTCAATGACAAAAATTCAATAGAACTATGCGAAAATGATATACCATCAATCTATAGTtcactaaaaaaatatatattaagattaacaaatataaacaatttcaTGAGGTGTGaaaattatgtattaaaaaaaaaaaatgaaaaactcattaaaaatattaaagaaTCAAACATCTCATATatggataaaaaaaacatgcatgatatatatataaataagataaataaattaaataacgaaaatgattttattaaatataaatttcaaaaaatgctaaggaaaaatatttccttAGAAAGAAACAATATCGAATTAAACAGAAacttattaaataaagacAATTACACACATCTtgagaataataaaaagagaGTAAAACATGACAATGaggaaaacaaaattatagaGACATATAAAGGTTACAGCTCCAGTCATTTATATGAACATACAAAATGTGATAAttcaattattttcaataatgaaaattatttagataatataaatcCTTTTTCCCTTGAAAaggaaatagaaaaaatcaTTGAAtgcacaaatatattacaaggcatattaaatttattaaatcataatttaaaatatgaagaTCCAATTATATTTGCAGAAACGTTAAAAAACATGAAcatagaaaaagaaaagctATTGGAACATAATtcttatttaaaaaataaaattttgcAAATAgaaacatttattttaaatgatcCTTTTTTAGGTGAAAAATTTAgtaatttatatgatatggtaaatatagattttgataaatctataaaaaaaaatataaaattatatgaaaaacaaaatatgaaaatattatttaaaagattATGTTCattggaaaataaaaatgatgatataaaaGATGAATTAATctatcaaaaaaaacaattagaCATGTacaaaatgcatatatatgatatcaaaaatataattaaaaaaaaaataaacaatttttacaCCCTTAATTATCATCAAAACATTGTGTTTAATGcattaaacaaatttaataatgcaaaatttgcttttaataatttaaattattttaattcatgtgaaaatgatgaaaaatcCATTTACAACTCTTCCATGATTAAAGACAAATTTAATTGCACAAATAATTTGTctacaattaaaaattcaGACTCGTTTactatttttcaaataaataataataaaactgGTCATAATCATAAATTGCTAAATGAGGCTTGGCAAAGAATTTCCCAATTAGGCCAAGATGTCTGCTATTTCAAA aaaaaaaaaactgaaAAAACATGGTATGAAGGAGAAAAAGACATTTCTGGAGAAGAGGATGATTATATGGCTAATGAACTATACTACATAAAAATCAAGGaattaataaacaaaagaaaaataaagctgaataattttttaaatagcGAATTAAGAGAAATTAAATACACACAAAATGATACTAGTAAAATAAGCCAATGCAAACTAGGTGgctataaattaaataactGCAATTTGAAGATAGATTCGAGCAAAGATCCAAactatgaaaataattatattaatagtagaattattttaaaatatatgaaatataagcaagcatataatttttatatgcaaaataaaaatttatacaaaaaaaatgtaaacaaaacaaaatttaacgattttttaaataaatacatattgAATGATGAATGCCAAAACcctttaaattataataatgatatcCAAATTGGTGGTGTAAAAAAgacattttttgaattacatcaaaaaaaaaaaattccaCATAAAAAGAAATCCAACGAACAAAGAGAAAGCATGTACGttgaaatagaaaatatagattTCGGTGAAAATCAAATCAAATTGTCtcaagaaaataatttgttaatttCTAAAAAAAGCGATAATAGTGAGCTGTTGTGTGAAAGtgaaaatgtgaaaaaagACATCGaaaatgaaacaaaaaaaaatgattcactcgaaaaaaatgaagacaattatataagtttaaataatttaaaaaataatgataacaactctgaaaattttaattcatGTCTAGAATGTCCCAAAAGGCATGATTTATCTCTAGACATTTTAAGAACCAATATTAATAATCttgctaaaaaaaaaacaattgaaaatacaaataatgaGCATATAGAAAATGGTATCCATAAAAGAAGTAATTCCAATATGTTGGAAAGTTAtgaaataaacaaaaatatttcatcatCTAGTATAAATAGTAATCAAAATTTTAACACAACAAAAGAACAATTATATCAAAATGTGATAAATCGTGAGCATTTCCAATATTCAATAGAATTTGAATCGACCAATGAATctgaaaaattaacaaatataaaagaagaaaGCGAAAAAAGTGCCAATGATTtgaaaaaggaaataattattcaagaaaataaatatgattcTACAAATGAAGATTTTaatcaaaatttaaaacaCCAAAAAAGCtcaatttttgtaaaaaaaaaaatagattGTGATATCGAAGttaagaaaattataaatcaGTTAAGTATCGAATTTTATTCAGATGAATTAAATAACTCAAAAGAATCTGAaggaaaagaaaattttatttcaattaaaaatatattagatTCGCCAATTTTAGTTAAAGATGATCAAGAAAATTATCCAAAAATTCCCAAAAGGGTAAATTTTTCAAGTTcaacaaaaaatgatacaATGGATATTCATGAAAAAAGTATAACCGATTCAAATAaagcaataaaaaaaatgagtaataataaaattgacaATTCTGAAAAccatgataataaaaaaggtgAACCTAGTGTTGAGCAAATTGAAAAGACAGAGATAATGGAAACAAATTCATATGAAAATTCTCtccaaattaataatttcgAAAAAAGGAAATCTTCTGATATATGTAACACGGATGAGTTTGATCTAAAGAGATCGATAAGTGGATATTCGGATCCAGACTTATTtgacaataaaaaatattcaaatattaagattgaattatttagagatataatatataaatatgataaaaatttgtatgaattttttataaagttAATATTACATAGTAATACTGATTTAGTAGGagaatttaaaaacaaaatatttaatgcTCAAATTGCGTCTGAAAATGTATTAGATTATATTGTTAGTAAttacacaaaaaatgaaaaccggggtaataatataaatatcaataaaaatacaaaaatagaAGAAACTGAAAAAGTCATAGATTTACTAGGAAAAAATGACTGCAAAATAAtcaatgaatatatatgtaacaACAGCACGAGTACATCTTTACGAACTTTGTACcataaaatacattttataaCGAAGGAGAATTATAAAGAGTTTAAAGACAGATTGTTAGAAAGTGGtgtaattaatttaataaatttatttttggatGAAGATATAAAccattttgataaaatattttctgtgtcttttgttaattttggTGATACGCTTGGTATATCGAGGGATACATGTATATCTCATTTTAATAACATggataaaaaacataaagaaaaaggatatatttatttgaagcATATACttgattatttaaatatagaaaatgaaataaaagaagaataccacaaatataattttatatccgtaaaaaacaaaaactacatatatataagtattaatgaaaattattctAATTTATATGAGTTTTTTAATgcaataataaagaaaaataatttatatataactttGAATGagtttgtttattttttttctcaagatgaaaaattgaaaaaatataattttagaaaaaaagatGTGATTGAGTTGTATTATTCTATCCTGTTTTATGCAtactataataataaaaataaaaaacttttgaatattttacaaTCTTCAGATAACCCTAAAAATGATGGCATAAATACTGTtgctaataataatgtggTTAACAAAGAAACTGACgataaaaaagaattatataaaaaggaaGATGAAAATAGTGAATATAATTTGCATCTATATAAGGGATATTTCACCCTAAGTGATTTCAACTTTGTGATTGAATTAAAAGATCTTTATTCGTATTTTGAAGGATCGGAGTGCccatatacaaaaataaaaagaagaaTAATAGAAATTTATGGaactttaaaaaatgggGTGCTAATAAATAGTGAAAtgtgtaataataatgatgatgatGATGACAATTTGGAAAACAATGATGCAGATTTAAAAGATTTAGGCATTGAGTTAAATGAAGattcatttaaaatatttatgaaagacaaatataaatatatgcactACTctaaattatcattatatagaaaaaaagcAGACTCCAATAAAATAgtgcaaaaaataaataagaaaaCATTTATGTGTttaatgtataatataggtatacatataaattattgttTAATTTTGTGGAATAACTTTATACAGTTTTTAGAAGCAGATTTATTAGATTATAAAATACTCTCTGCTTTTTTAAATGGAGAAATTAATCTATCTAATAACGAAACTGAACAAGAtatcaattatataaaaaaaaaaataatgaataataatttagaaGTCGACGAATTTTCTAGAAATAACAAACACAGGTTAGATGGTACTATATGTtcacatttatttaaaaatactcAAAAACTATATTCTACTCATGCATTGACTTTTGATGAAATTGAAGTGCTTTCAAAGGTGCTGACAAATGTGCAtccatttaaatatttatataaaaacgaaaaaaaaaagtttataAGCAATTTGACAAAACATTGTTACAAAAAAGGACACACCTTTGAgtctataaaaaaagagagaaacgttaaaaataatgaaaaagtttgtaataaggaaaaaaaaagtaccgaaaattatatggatacagaaattattattctcTTAAACGGTATACTGAAAAACAccaaagaaaataattctttCATTAATAGTGTTAATGTAATCGAAAAATGCAACTTAAAGTTTTACATAGCTCATACAAATGTTGCTATAGTCGAAATAAAcgataatatttatactgaggattttgttaatttggTTAACAGAAAAAGAGAATTATCTAATGAATTTATGAGTATTGTTGATAATATACctatatttaaaaactttacatatgatttaaaaaattatatatctatgaatattaaaaaatgtgaatataaaaataaacaatatataataagacAACATGATGATCCTTTggatttttatatattaaaagatgGAGAggttaatatttattataataatacagATAATGCTATAAACACGTTGTCAgcatattcattttttggaGAAATAtccataatatttaatacgTTGAGAACATGTAACGTTGCTGTTAAATCAGATATAGCCATTTGCTATTCTATTTCTAGTGAATATTTTCTATCTTTgttaaataaagatatagTCAAAGAATTTATAATCCATTCtcaaattaattataatgaagAAAGCTTAAACAATGCTATCATaacatatatgaataatcaaatacaaaataattcaaataatataaaagacATAAACATATCAATATCCCGTTTGAATATGTCACCTAATACATCTGTAAATACAAGTATGAGCAACAATTGGAAAAACATTAGTCGTGATAATATAAGTAATTTAACATCATCTACGACCTTATCATTAGATAACATTATGTTAGATACAGAATACatagataataaaaaatatatccgTTCTTTTTACAGTGATTTAGACAAAatacttttaaataattttaatactgagcaaaaatatttgattgAAGAAATTGaaacaaatttaatgaGAGTGAaagtttttaaaaatatattaagtaaaatggaaaaaaaagatcaatttgtaaaaaatttgaaatatgaaaaatgtcCCAAAGGAAAGCATTTAATATTAGAAGGAGACATATGtgaaaaattttattttattaagcAAGGTGTAGTTTCAATACGTCAATTTaatcaatataaaaatacgtatgatgaaataattaCTTTTAAAGATAATCAATATTTTGGTCACCAATTAATTTTGAGCAAAGCTCcatctatttttattgtagTAACTGTATGTAATACCGAATTATACACAATAGATgcaaatttgtatatacaGTTTTTATCCCCTTTTATTGGAATACTTAACAAAtcaaaagatataaatCAACTAGATATTTTAACAGaaagtataaataatgatgctaaaatacaaaaaaaagatggAGACTTTATAGCAAAAgctatacattttttaaaaaaaataaatattattaataaattaagtgatgatgaattatataatagcgctaaaaatattcaatttaaattttttaaaaaaggaaaagttattataaaatatcaaGACGAAcctgattttttttatataattaaaaaggGGATTGTTTCGGTAAAAACGGATAATGGAGGAAAGAGTATATCCAATGAAAATAGCTTAAAtgtgaatataaatatggattttgataaaacaaatattacTGAATCACAAAATGAAGAACATAATATGGTCAAATCTGTATATTTGCacaaatatgaatatttcgGAGAATTGTCTATCATAAATAATCAACTAAGAACAGCTACATGTGAAGCGTATACAAATTGTTTCTTATTAGCTATAGACAAAATATCTTtcacaaattattttaataagaTATTTAGCGAACTATTACAAGAAGCAGAAATAAagtatacaaaaaattattcttTACCTCCATGGCTAAAAACCATATATGGTAATGAAAATAActatgataatataaaatctTTTATATCTATAAACTTGCCTAAATTAGATAGTTCACTAAGTAGTTTATCAGATAGAAGTAGCGAAGAATTTGAATTtgaaaaagatataaaaaagaaaattaaaaaagcgaaaaaaaaggagaaggaaataaaaaataagaaaacgAATAAGAATAGAAGCGATAAAACGCTAGAAAAAGACAAAGTAAATACTAAAagacaaaataataatgaaaattcaaataaaaaaaaaattaatgaatcAACGAATGGTATATCCCATTCAAAAAGTAACTCAAACTTACTCAGTTTAAGTATAGAAAATgttgatgaaaaaataaaagagaTTGAGAAAGAGAAAGACAAAAAATTAGAagaaatgaaattaaaagaattaaaagTCTTCGAACAAATCAAGTTAAGGGATGAGAAAAAAGTCGAAagaattatgaaaaaaaaaaataaaaaaaaacataaaaaaaacgataTGCTTAAATTAGATGATAATATTGAGAAAAAAactgaaaaaataaataagaaaaagaaTGATAATCTTGCAAAGGAAAAATTTCCAGAAGTAGAAAATAGCCAAATTAGTGGAAAGGTAAACTTAAATGATGGAAATAACCCAACAACCCGGGTAAAAGTTAATGGGTTGAAAGAAGCACacaatgaaaataataatattgcagagaaaaaacatattttacaGACTAAACAAGTAGAACAAAAagaaggaaaaaataaattagcACCCTTAAATCCTCCTAAAAAATCATCAAgcattttgaaaattagAACAAACTCATCCAGTTCAACTGATTTAGATGTGAAAGActtaatacaaaaattaacaaattatatagaGTCGGAATATAGTTCaatttatcaattttatgaaaGTATAGACAAATTTAATAGAgggtatataaaatatgaggATTTTTTGAATAGTATGAattctataaatattacatataaaatatttgataaagaggaaaaaatagaaaatgtTTTTAAGCATCTTTGTAAtgatatgaatatattaacaccaaataatttttatataagtgtttataaacataaaagTATAGATAAATATGAACTAAACTTAAGGTTATGTGAAATGTATAGTAATAGTATATTaggttttaaaaaaaacacttCATTAAAAACAGTTGATGATGCTATTATAAACTATGAAGAATTTGAAAATGTTTGTAACCAAATTGGGTTAATTGATAAAgataatatacaaaatatttggaatgaaataaatataatgaatgaAGGAAATATACCATTAGAAATTAttctaaatataattaacgGAGAGTTAGGTGTTGAAGAATCgtatgaaatatataataacaaaaagtCGATTCTAAATCAagttgttaatttttttcaaggTAATAATGCTGaacttataaaaatgagtaCTAATGTTAtggaatataatatactaACTAATTATGAAGATCCtgtaattattaataaatcaCAACATAAATCATATCCAAATGAATGTAATCATATAGTTAAACAACTCGAATTGGATcccaattttaaaattttaacattagatcaaagaaaatattttgcaACATTAATGGATAGAAAAGTATCAAATTTGGGAGATATAATAACTAAACAAAATTCCGAAAATGCAccaattatattattatttgaagGAACGGCTAACTTAATTACATATACCCTATTTGGTATAGAAACTGTTGTTCGAGAAATTAAAAACGATGAAATATATGGTTCATCAGAGGTTATTGCTGATTCTCGATCAGATTAtgaagtaaaaataaattcaaataGTGCAATAATTTGGATATTAAAAAGAGAAcattataatgaaaaaattaaaccTATGTTAGAAGAAAGACAACAAAATTGCACCCATATTTTACAAGTACTTAAAAATGTCCCAATATTAAGATATTTGCCTTTAGAAATACttgataatatttcttattCTATGAAAATTGAAATTCATGAACCTAATCATACGATTATAAAAGAAGGGGATTATGatgataaattttatattatatgtaaagGATTAGCAACTGTTGATATACCATCAAAATTTAGTTATAATAAACttattatttcatcattaaaaaaagctGATTATTTTGGAGAATTATCATTAATTAACAATACTGCAAGAACAGCAAATGTTGTTTTGGATACTACCTCTATTCTGTTTTCTCTCGTATCCTCGGAATTTAATAGGTTGTTAAGTCcttattttgataaatttacaaataGGGCTAAagcaaattataaaaaaattaaaatagaaaatCCATTACCCGACACAGATATACAAATACATAATGTCAATCAAAATTACCCCAATTCATTGATTTATAATAGAAACAGGAAAACAAAAGTTACTATACAAGATAGTAactatttgaaaaatattgaaaataatctGAAACAAAATATACCCAAGCAAAATGAACCACACAAATCACAAAACCCTgacaataaaattaatacataA
- a CDS encoding H/ACA ribonucleoprotein complex subunit 4, putative, translating to MEKVEYKIEPEKKEATIDASNWPLLLKNYDKLNIRSSHFTPLPMGNSPYSRNLKEYLKYGIINLDKPSNPSSHEVVSWIRKILRCEKTGHSGTLDPKVTGVLLVCLNRATRLVKSQQESGKEYVCVCKFHSKPKSIEEVKLVLNNFQGAIFQRPPLICAVKRQLRVRTIYESKLLDYDDTNNLCVFWVRCQAGTYIRTLCEHIGLLLGVGAHMQELRRVKSGNMTEYDNMCTLHDIMDAQYIYDTTGDETYLRKIITPLEKLLINFPRIVIKDSAVNAICYGAKLTIPGVLRFDNNIDVYSEIVLMTTKGEAVALAIAQMTSTVIATVDHGIVALTKRVIMDRDTYDVKWGFGNRSMEKKKLILAGLLDKYGKPNEKTPISWIKSEGYAPKIVGNTSSYALTMDDNTKNAENNSNNLESNINGDNIKDTNNPSLGMDNNNPENDGSGVVKKKRKVN from the coding sequence ATGGAGAAAGTTGAATATAAAATCGAGCCAGAGAAAAAGGAGGCAACCATAGATGCTTCTAATTGGCCAttattgttaaaaaattatgataagTTAAATATCCGTAGTTCACACTTTACCCCCCTCCCTATGGGTAATTCCCCTTATTCAAGAAATTTAAaggaatatttaaaatatgggATTATAAACTTAGATAAGCCAAGTAATCCTTCTTCCCACGAAGTCGTTTCTTGGATaagaaaaattttaagATGTGAAAAAACAGGCCATAGTGGAACGTTAGATCCTAAAGTTACAGGGGTATTGTTAGTTTGTTTAAATAGAGCAACTAGATTAGTAAAGTCGCAACAAGAATCTGGAAAAGAATATGTTTGTGTATGTAAATTTCATTCAAAGCCTAAAAGTATTGAAGAAGTAAAATtagttttaaataatttccAAGGAGCAATATTCCAAAGACCCCCATTAATATGTGCAGTTAAAAGGCAATTAAGAGTTAGAACAATTTATGAATCGAAATTATTAGATTACGATGATACAAATAATCTATGCGTATTTTGGGTTCGATGTCAAGCAGGGACTTATATAAGAACATTATGTGAGCATATTGGTTTATTATTAGGAGTTGGTGCACATATGCAAGAATTAAGAAGAGTAAAATCTGGGAATATGACAGAATATGATAATATGTGTACATTACATGATATTATGGATGctcaatatatttatgatacAACAGGCGATGAAACatatttaagaaaaattataacccctttagaaaaattattaataaattttccaCGTATAGTAATAAAAGATAGTGCCGTTAATGCAATATGCTATGGAGCCAAGTTAACTATACCAGGAGTCTTGCgatttgataataatattgatgtATATTCAGAAATTGTTTTGATGACAACAAAAGGTGAAGCTGTTGCGTTAGCTATCGCGCAAATGACATCTACGGTTATTGCAACTGTTGATCATGGTATTGTTGCATTAACTAAGCGAGTTATAATGGATAGAGATACTTATGATGTTAAATGGGGATTTGGAAATAGATCGatggaaaagaaaaaattaatactTGCTGGGCTTTTAGATAAATATGGAAAACCAAATGAAAAAACTCCAATTAGCTGGATTAAAAGTGAGGGTTACGCACCCAAAATTGTTGGTAATACATCTAGTTATGCATTAACAATGGAtgataatacaaaaaatgcagaaaataattcaaacaATTTGGAATCTAATATAAATGGTGATAATATTAAGGATACAAATAATCCATCACTAGGAATGGATAATAATAATCCTGAAAATGATGGTTCTGGagttgttaaaaaaaagagaaaagtAAATTAG